The genomic stretch GGCGCTGCCGCTGATCCCGATCAAGGCGATCACGATCCAGGGCAGCTATGTCGGCAACCTCCGCGAGACCCAGGAGTTGCTCGATCTGGTCCGCACCAGGAAGATCGCTCCGATCCCGGTGACGACCATGCCGCTGTCGAAAGCCAATGAGGCGCTGGTCGATCTGCAGAAGGGCAAGCTCGTCGGCCGCGCGGTGCTGACGCCGTAGGATTCTGCTCTCACAACCGTCATTGCGAGGAGCGCAGCGACGAAGCAATCCATTCTCTCTTTTCGTTGCACGATGGATTGCTTCGCTTCGCTCGCAATGACGACTAAATCCATGATTTGTTTTTCTACCCGCCAAGGAATCCCCATGTCCGCGAATAACGCCCTCCACATCGCCGTGCTCGGCGGCGATGGCATCGGCCCCGAAGTGATGGCGCCGGCGCTCGAAGTGTTGCGCAAGATCGAGGCGACCACCGATCTGAAATTCCGCTTCACCGATGCGCCGGCCGGCGCCAACAATTATCGCGAGACCGGCAAGTCGATGCCCGAGAGCACCGTGCGGCTGTGCCACGAGGCGGATGCGATCCTGCTCGGCGCCTGCGGCCTGCCGTCGGTGCGCTACCCCGATAACACCGAGATCATGCCGCAGGTCGAGCTGCGCTTTCATTTCGATCTCTATGCCGGCGTGCGCCCGGCGCGGCTGATTCCGGGCGTGCCGAGCCCGATCGTCGGCGCCGACCAGCGCGGCATCGATCTCGTCGTTATTAGGGAATCCACCGAAGGCCTGTTCGCTTCGATGGGCAAGGGCGTCGTCACCGGCACCGAGGCGCGCGAGACGCTGGTGATCACGCGAAAGACTTCGGAGCGGCTGTTCGAATTCTCGTTTCGCCTCGCCGAACGCCGCAAGGCGCGGGGCCGCGCCAATGGCGGGCTGACCTGCGTCGACAAGGCCAATGTGTTCAAGGCGTTTGCGTTCTTCCGCGAGATGTTCGATGACGCCGCCAAACGCCACCCCGACGTCAAGGCCGACCGGCTCTATGTCGACGCCTGCGCGGCGCTCCTGGTCAAGCGTCCCTGGGATTTCGACGTGATGGTGATGGAGAACATGTTCGGCGACATCCTCTCCGACATGACCGCCGGCCTGATCGGCGGCATGGGCATGGCGCCCTCGGCCGACATCGGCGACCGCCACGCCGTGTTCCAGCCCTGCCACGGCACCGCGCCCGATATTATGGGGCAGGGCAAGGCCAATCCCACCGGAATGATCCTCTCCGCCGCCATGATGCTGGACTGGCTCGCCGACAAGCACGGCCTCGAGGCCGCCGCCGAAGCCGGCGAACGAATCGAGCGCGCGGTCGACAAGGTTTACGCGGATGGTATCAAGCCGATGGAGTTCGGCGGCAGCAACGGCACCGCGGATATCGCGAAAGCGCTGCTGGCGGCGCTGTAGGCGAGGCGAATGGCGGCAGTCGCGCAACATCGTCATTGCGAGCGAAGCGAAGCAATCCATTCTTTCTTGGCGTGGTGACATGGATTGCTTCGCTTCGCTCGCAATGACGGATGTGGGTGTGTTGGCATCGCACTTCCAAACGTAACCTGGCGATGGGCGATTGCCCGACGGGGCGTTTCGGCCGTCACCGAGGCCGCCGCCAACCAGGCGGCTCGTCGCCGATGGGAGTAGATGGCTGCAACCGCTCCAGCAGCCGTCTCAAGGCGCTGATTGTCGCGCCGACCCAATAGACGACGACGAGAGAAGCCGGATAGAAAAAAGAACACGGTGT from Bradyrhizobium sp. Ash2021 encodes the following:
- a CDS encoding isocitrate/isopropylmalate dehydrogenase family protein, with the translated sequence MSANNALHIAVLGGDGIGPEVMAPALEVLRKIEATTDLKFRFTDAPAGANNYRETGKSMPESTVRLCHEADAILLGACGLPSVRYPDNTEIMPQVELRFHFDLYAGVRPARLIPGVPSPIVGADQRGIDLVVIRESTEGLFASMGKGVVTGTEARETLVITRKTSERLFEFSFRLAERRKARGRANGGLTCVDKANVFKAFAFFREMFDDAAKRHPDVKADRLYVDACAALLVKRPWDFDVMVMENMFGDILSDMTAGLIGGMGMAPSADIGDRHAVFQPCHGTAPDIMGQGKANPTGMILSAAMMLDWLADKHGLEAAAEAGERIERAVDKVYADGIKPMEFGGSNGTADIAKALLAAL